One segment of Agrococcus sp. ProA11 DNA contains the following:
- the groES gene encoding co-chaperone GroES — MSVSIKPLEDRIVIQQVEAETTTASGLVIPDTAKEKPQEGEVVAVGPGRIDDNGNRVPMDVTVGDRVLYSKYGGTEIKYGADEYLVLSARDVLAIVER, encoded by the coding sequence GTGTCGGTTTCCATCAAGCCGCTCGAGGACCGCATCGTCATCCAGCAGGTCGAGGCTGAGACGACCACTGCAAGCGGTCTCGTCATCCCTGACACCGCCAAGGAGAAGCCCCAGGAGGGCGAGGTCGTGGCCGTGGGCCCCGGCCGCATCGACGACAACGGCAACCGCGTCCCCATGGACGTGACCGTCGGCGACCGCGTGCTGTACTCCAAGTACGGCGGCACCGAGATCAAGTACGGCGCTGACGAGTACCTCGTGCTCTCGGCTCGCGACGTGCTCGCCATCGTCGAGCGCTGA